A genomic region of Drosophila kikkawai strain 14028-0561.14 chromosome X, DkikHiC1v2, whole genome shotgun sequence contains the following coding sequences:
- the LOC108074136 gene encoding uncharacterized protein produces the protein MDVLTWQLPIVCGSWLILGLAAIYLLTNFSLPSLLGLAGLIIIGLVMLYAAIQRVEPYQELKDHPLMAEMRLPPETVKLMADRMHNWINRWLATGQYLIFDQDYRPSILLAITASFLSVTCAYFGSTTVIMMAHCLVFFLPTLWPHLVREWNHVKRLPWPPRMMRLRFQKQNVMMLSQEIIYEEDITDKEKRIMQKINSRRKSEVFREVSGSEAGRTHQHQRPVKQLKQTCTHSITSTLNQFFIF, from the exons ATGGATGTCCTCACCTGGCAGCTGCCCATTGTCTGCGGTTCCTGGCTCATACTTGGCCTGGCCGCCATCTACTTGCTGACCAACTTTAGCCTGCCCAGCCTCTTGGGCCTGGCGGGTCTGATCATCATCGGTCTAGTCATGCTCTATGCTGCAATTCAGCGCGTCGAGCCCTACCAGGAGCTCAAGGATCATCCGTTGATGGCGGAGATGAGATTGCCGCCCGAAACAGTGAAGCTAATGGCCGACAGGATGCACAACTGGATTAACCGCTGGCTGGCCACCGGACAGTACCTGATCTTTGACCAGGATTATCGTCCCAGTATTCTTTTGGCCATCACTGCATCCTTTTTGTCTGTGACTTGTGCCTACTTTGGCAGCACCACGGTGATTATGATGG CTCATTGCTTGGTCTTTTTTCTGCCCACATTGTGGCCGCACTTGGTTCGTGAGTGGAATCATGTCAAACGCCTGCCCTGGCCGCCGCGCATGATGCGTTTAAGGTTCCAGAAGCAGAATGTCATGATGCTCAGCCAGGAGATCATTTACGAGGAGGATATTACAGATAAAGAAAAGAGGATAATGCAGAAAATCAACAGCCGGAGGAAGTCAGAGGTATTTAGAGAAGTGTCAGGATCAGAAGCAGGAAGAACACACCAACACCAGAGACCAGTTAAACAACTTAAACAAACTTGCACTCATTCAATCACATCGACTTTAAATCagttctttatattttaa
- the LOC108074143 gene encoding uncharacterized protein, producing MNYNHRYVKHPRYTCTGAPPERHAPAHFQRRGPASSSAWHGRQFQSPASRHVQSQSTPTRYVQSQTPTFSRTPTTFGTTPGYYLRGCWYNASLPEQVQPEQQQHVPQYYMTAQAEQEQHLPLSYQSEQVGSSSYPLQEQQQLSLQEQQQQLPSQEQEQSQILAQSYQLQQPMPSSGTSQPQFILLPAYPSQEQQPQQVILQAYPYQQPQQIFPQSEQQQPISFPSYSQQQRVRPSLRSQRYHVAPQTVAATQAMPAALLGQAPLLSQVPLLGQAPTIESPRNQVAQVSPAVEAARPEEDAAQPDEVVEINLGPGIYATRCDNKITIDIGLSCVDIAVAERRRDVGDLMDEALNLIRGYIHRRRLPRRQRTRLRHRRPTVQRVLISDKDTQTVDPWESDEELASDDPESMQVSPSTSRTLTQEEFLSPQSAGVWFEEEDEGNDLICDQATKGLSDPDQLVATKPTQSEGNSLHWKPKEAVTDPPTTPKILQNSMRIEENRAQSNEPGVSRVPACSRALKAPPSRSLSSANKKMMSLNSRQVNMDSGGQMKRHSLRGLKQNKSEPMLIAGNMFALLDEPGAEPPPPLEINSKPAGKVKDHLDPQKLAAKRAKKQRKNFKKKERIRAARLKAQEKAATEVKGTPTLADNNSGLDGKQCEIQFLGEILFKGLTPPTIPKEDKPLKFLLIGGGDVAEETLTETRPAKEGDPPAKIPGQKEESPSLGARKGRRSQFLEAVAGFADALKSPKEKEPPAKRNLWEKRRK from the exons ATGAACTATAACCACAGATACGTTAAA cATCCGCGCTACACGTGCACAGGCGCACCGCCAGAGCGCCATGCGCCTGCGCATTTCCAAAGACGCGGGCCGGCCTCGTCGAGTGCCTGGCACGGACGCCAGTTTCAGAGCCCTGCTAGCCGGCATGTACAGTCCCAGAGCACTCCTACCCGATATGTGCAGTCCCAGACACCGACATTCTCAAGGACACCCACGACTTTTGGCACCACACCGGGCTATTACCTCAGAGGTTGTTGGTATAACGCCAGCCTGCCGGAGCAAGTGCagccagagcagcagcagcacgtgCCACAATATTACATGACCGCGCAGGCAGAGCAAGAGCAGCACCTGCCCCTATCTTATCAATCGGAACAGGTAGGATCGTCTTCATATCCCTtgcaagagcagcagcagctttccttgcaggagcagcagcagcagcttccttctcaggagcaggagcagagcCAAATATTGGCTCAATCCTATCAATTACAGCAGCCTATGCCTTCATCCGGTACATCCCAGCCGCAGTTTATACTGCTGCCAGCGTATCCATCGCAAGAGCAACAGCCGCAGCAGGTCATCCTGCAAGCCTATCCTTATCAGCAGCCTCAGCAGATCTTTCCTCAATCGGAACAACAGCAGCCTATCTCGTTTCCATCCTattcgcagcagcagcgggtcAGACCATCGCTGCGATCTCAGCGATATCACGTAGCGCCCCAAACAGTGGCAGCAACCCAGGCAATGCCAGCAGCTCTCCTGGGGCAGGCACCTCTCCTTAGTCAGGTTCCTCTCCTAGGCCAGGCACCAACAATAGAATCCCCAAGGAACCAAGTGGCGCAAGTTTCCCCCGCAGTGGAGGCTGCTAGGCCAGAGGAAGACGCCGCACAACCCGACGAGGTGGTAGAGATCAATCTGGGGCCCGGCATTTATGCCACCAGATGCGATAACAAGATAACCATTGACATTGGTCTGTCTTGCGTGGACATTGCAGTGGCGGAGAGACGTCGTGATGTGGGTGATCTGATGGATGAGGCGTTGAACCTTATCCGTGGG TATATTCATAGACGCCGCCTCCCACGACGCCAAAGAACACGCCTGCGCCACCGTCGACCCACCGTCCAGCGTGTTTTAATATCAGATAAAGATACACAGACTGTTGATCCCTGGGAATCGGATGAAGAACTCGCGTCTGACGATCCCGAATCCATGCAGGTGTCACCATCTACCAGTCGAACCTTGACGCAGGAGGAGTTCTTGTCCCCGCAGTCAGCTGGAGTATGGttcgaggaggaggatgaggggAATGATCTCATTTGTGATCAGGCAACCAAAGGCTTAAGCGATCCTGATCAACTTGTGGCCACGAAGCCAACTCAATCGGAGGGGAACTCTCTTCACTGGAAACCCAAAGAAGCCGTCACAGATCCACCTACCACTCCGAAG ATCCTGCAAAACTCGATGCGAATTGAAGAGAATCGAGCTCAGTCGAACGAGCCAGGAGTTTCAAGGGTTCCAGCCTGTTCGCGGGCTCTGAAGGCTCCGCCAAGCCGATCTTTAAGTTCCGCCAATAAAAAAATGATGAGTTTAAACAGTCGGCAAGTTAATATGGACTCCGGTGGGCAAATGAAGAGGCATTCCCTCCGAGGACTGAAGCAAAACAAGTCGGAACCGATGCTAATAGCCGGCAATATGTTCGCGCTGCTGGACGAGCCAGGGGCGGAGCCACCACCTCCGCTGGAGATCAATTCTAAGCCAGCTGGTAAGGTTAAAGACCATTTAGATCCCCAGAAATTGGCCGCGAAAAGGGCCAAGAAACAGAGGAAGAATTTCAAAAAGAAGGAGAGAATTCGTGCGGCGCGACTGAAGGCCCAGGAAAAGGCAGCCACAGAGGTGAAAGGCACTCCAACTTTAGCTGACAACAACAGTGGCCTGGATGGGAAACAATGCGAGATTCAGTTTTTGGGGGAAATCCTATTTAAGGGCCTAACACCACCCACTATCCCCAAGGAGGACAAGCCCCTAAAGTTCCTACTTATTGGTGGAGGGGACGTGGCGGAGGAAACCCTCACGGAAACCAGACCCGCTAAAGAAGGTGATCCTCCAGCCAAGATCCCTGGACAAAAGGAAGAATCCCCTAGCTTGGGTGCAAGGAAGGGACGCCGCAGCCAGTTCCTAGAGGCGGTGGCGGGCTTTGCGGATGCCCTGAAATCACCCAAAGAAAAGGAACCGCCAGCCAAGCGCAATTTGTGGGAGAAGAGGAGGAAGTAG